Part of the Virgibacillus natechei genome is shown below.
ACTAATTACATCAATTTCATCAATTAAATCCTCATTATCTAGGAGTGTACGGCTAATTGTTTCTGTATCCCGATAGCCCTCTCCACCAACAAGTTTAATAGCCTTATAGTCTTCCTCATAATTTGGCTCTTCTTTAATTTTAGAAGTAAAGTATTTCAGCCATTCAACTTCACTTCTATAATTTCCACGTTGCGCTCTTTCGTTTTGAGAAATCCCAACATAATCCAACTTGAATCCATACGCTTCATCAACAGCGTCGATGGTCTGTTTATACCACTGATAGCGGTTTTCATAGTTTCCCTCTGCAGCACCTTCCCACGTCCATCGTGGTTCACCCCAACGCAAAATTTCTGTTGTAATATTTTCGTTAATGGATTTGGCATCAGCAGCAAATTGGAACCCTGCTCCTCTTACAACATTAGCTGGTTCATCAGAATACCGCATTGTTGAAGGTTCAGTTCCTGAAGATGAATCAACATCGGCTCCTAACTCAACTTTTACATGTGCGAGTCCGGCACCTGTGTCTGGGTTAAATAGTTCATTCATTATTTCCCAATATGCTTGTGGATTCTCTTCTTTGTAATCTAACATCAAACGAGATGTGTTATTAGCAGATACTGTTCCAAATCCTTTAAAACGGTTATATTCATCTACGTTGTTTCCATCAATTGTAATTGTTTTTGTGTTATCGTCAGCTTTCGTTTCATTTCCTATCATAAAGGCAGTTAAACCTACTACCATGAAAGCAACAGCTAAATATCCGATACCCTTTTTAAATATCTTTATTTTATTTACCACTTTTGTGATCTTCCTCCTTTATAAAATGATGTTCTATTTACTTTTAAGCGATACACTCTCTATGAACTCTTTAATCACTTGTCTCCTATCTTTTTGTTGGAATTTTCAATCCGATACTTTCTTCAGCCCATGGGCACCTTTTTGGAATAAATGTTCATATACAATGCTGTTGGTTTTCTCCTGCTACCATGATTTTCACCTCCCTTAAAGCTAAAGCTCCTTTTCCAATGCATATCCTCTATATATGCGCTTTCATTTTATGTCCAAATTTCTCCTTTTGTATCTCAAATAATGATTTCCATGTCTTAAAAAAGAATTTCTATTTGCCACTTTAGGGAGTACAGTGGGTATATTAAGACATGTGCTACATTACGATACGTGCTTCCACTAGCCATTCCTGCAATTTCCACTTCCACAAACGGGCTTCTGCGATGATACTTCTTTAGCTCTATCCATTCATCAAAGGGGTAATGAGGGCCTTATTTTCAATTATGCATCAAAGTATGTGTGAACCCTCGCATTAATAAACTACTAATTGATATTATAGCTTTCCACCAAGCCTTTTAATGTTTTAGCATCCTCTAAGAATTGGTTCTCATCATCTTCCTTTACAAATTCGATTAATATATATCGATTTGCCTTTAGATTTTTCAATTGATTAAGATACTGGCTCCACTCCTCCCTTCCTTCTCTAAAAGGAAGTCTATCTCCCACAGTCCATTGAAACGCATGTACATGCGTTAACCAAGGAATTAACTCATCAATACTATCCAATCTTTGCTTTATGGATTGTCCTTCAGCTGGTTGCCAATATAAATTTACATATGGATGATCTATTTCTCTCATAAGATTTGCAGCACTTTCTTTTGTGTCTGTCAACGTATTCCCATGGTATTCAAGATTAATAGATATATTTTTTTGCTCAGCCAGTGTAGCTACTGTTCTTGCCTCCTTTACCACACCCTGTCTATAGTTCTCATTACCCTTTTTTGATCCCTGTCCACCAGCCCAGACACGAATAGATGGAGCCTTTAGATGTACTGCCGTTTCTAGTATTTCTTCAAATGAGTCCTTATTTTTCTCGTATTCACCTACTCTATAATAGGATCCATAGGAAACCACCTCCAAACCCGCCTGTTCTGTTAACTTAGCAACGTTAGATGCTTGATTAAATTCTCCAGGTGGAACATGTATATCGCTCCCCCACTCAATGCCTTCCAGCCCTGCTTTTGACGTTAGTTCAATAACCACTTCAACTGACAATTTTCTAAAAGTTACCGAACATACCCCAGTCTTATACATATCAATTCCTCCCATATCATGTATTTATAAATTTGAAAGCTGATATCCTTTATTAAATCTTGATACATAAAAATGTTGACGACTTTCTTAATCATAACCCTGTTACTCACTGCAATATATTTACTTAAACTTTGTTATTGGTATTTAGATCGTTAATTTAGTTGCCTGCCTAGAGAAAAATAAAACGTTTTTGTCGCCTTTTCCGGTAGGCATCACCCTCCCCTATTGCACATCACAAAAAAACATAGTAAACTAAACTTGATTAATTAAATTAATTAATATTATAGTATCTTATTTATACGTCCTTAGCAACAAATATTAACAAATAAGTAACAAAGGAGAGAGATAATGACAGCTCATCAATTAAAGCAATCATTTCAAAAAATATTCAAAACCACGGAGGTACCACAAACCTTCTTTGCCCCAGGCCGCATCAACCTAATCGGCGAACACACGGATTACAACGGAGGTAACGTCTTCCCTGCATCCATATCATTTGGAACTTATGCACTTGGTCGAAAGCGTTCAGACCAGAAATTACGCTTTTATTCCATGAATTTTCCGCAAGCGGGAATCATCGAGTGTGATTTATCTAATTTAGATTACAACGAGGCGCATGACTGGGCCAATTATCCGAAGGGAATGCTCCTCTATTTACAGAAAGCAGGGTATGAATTTCCTCATGGCGCAGATATCCTATTTCACGGCAACATACCAAATGGCGCGGGTCTCTCCTCTTCGGCTTCTATTGAAATGGCTACTGGCGTCTTATTGGAAGGTCTTTTCGATTTGGAGATTGACCGCATCCGCATGATTCAGCTTGGGCAAAAAGTTGAAAACGAGTACATCGGTGTAAACAGTGGAATTATGGATCAATTTGCGATTGGCATGGGAAAGAAAGATCATGCTATTTTATTAAACTGTCAGACGTTGGACTACGAATATGCACCACTAGGTTTAAAGGATCATGTCATCCAAATTATCAATACCAATAAACAACGGACATTGGCAGGATCAAAATATAACGAACGGCGTGAACAATGCGACCGAGCGCTAATCGATTTACAGGCGAAGCTTTCGATAAACAGTCTGGGAGATTTAACAAAAGAGGAATTTGATCAGCACAAGCATCTTATCAAAGACGAAACAAATCAAAAACGTGCCAAGCACGCTGTTTACGAAAATGTACGCACATTGGAAGCTCTAGAGAAATTACGCGAAGATGACTTAGAAGCTTTTGGAAAACTCATGAACGAATCACATCTCTCACTAAAACAGGATTATGAAGTGACGGGAATGGAGCTCGATACCATCATTCAAGCTGCATGGGATCAGGAAGGTGTACTGGGAGCCCGCATGACAGGTGCTGGATTCGGCGGATGTGCAATTGCAATTGTAGAGAAAGATAAAGTAGAAGATTTCAAGAAAAACGTCAACGCCTTCTATCATAAGGCGGTTGGTTATGATGCTACATTTTACACCGCAACAATTGGCGATGGTGCGAAGGAAACTACTGAGGGAGTGGTAAAATGAGTGTACTCGTGTTAGGAGGTGCTGGTTATATCGGCTCACATGCCGTTTATCAGTTAATTGATCAGGGAGAAAACGTCGTGGTCATTGATAACCTGGAAACTGGTCACAAAGAAGCAGTTCATCCAAATGCAACATTTTATAAAGGAGACATTCGGCATACCGATTTTCTCCGCGAGGTATTCGAGCATGAAACAATAGATGCTGTTATTCATTTTGCAGCCCAATCCCTTGTTGGTGAATCCATGGAAAAACCGCTTCAATACTTTGATAATAATGTTTATGGTACACAGGTTTTGCTACAGGTCATGGTTGAACATAACGTGAAATATATCGTATTCTCCTCTACGGCAGCAACCTACGGGGAACCAGAGTCAGTACCAATTACAGAAACAATGCCAACCAATCCAACCAGCACTTACGGTGAAACAAAGCTGACAATGGAAAAATTGATGAAATGGACGCAAACAGCTCATGGGATCACGTTCGTTTCCCTGCGCTATTTCAATGTGGCTGGGGCTAGGGAGTCTGCAGAAATCGGTGAGGATCATCGACCGGAAACCCATCTTGTTCCGATTATTTTACAGGCGGCTCTTGGACAGCGCTCGCATATCACCATTTTCGGAGAGGATTATAACACGGCAGATGGTACGTGCATCCGGGATTATGTCCATGTGGAAGACCTCATCGAGGCACACCTACTGGCCTTGAACTATTTACAAAATGGTGGTAATAGCGATATTTTCAATCTTGGGAGCAATCAAGGTTTTTCGGTGAAGGAAATGATCGATACAGCAAGAAAAGTAACGGATAAAGAAATCCCGGCTCAAAGCGGAGAACGGCGTGCAGGCGACCCAGGTACCTTGATTGCCAGTTCCGAAAAGGCAAAAAGAATATTAGGCTGGAACCCAACGCGGACTTCGATTACAAAAATCATGGAAGACGCTTGGAAGTGGCATACAACGGATCCAAACGGCTACGGGAAGGACGTGGAAAAATGATGATTTACCAACATATCAGTGGACTGATTCAAAAGGCAATTGAAACAGAGCTCATCGATCAAACGGATCAGATTTATGTGCGCAATCAAGTAATGAGCCTTTTACATCTGGAATCTTTTCCGGAAAAAGTGCCCTATAAAACGAATGATTCCATTCCAAATCTTTTAGAAAAAATAATCGCCTATGCGGTGGAAAATGACGTCATTGAAGATGTTTTCGATGATAAAGAGATTCTCACTGCAACGATCATGAATTGCTTTCTTGCACGTCCATCCGTTATAAATGAGACGTTTCATAAAAAATATAAACAGTCCCCCCAAGCGGCAACGGATTATTTTTATAATTTAAGCAAAAATAGCAACTACATCCAGATGAATCGAATAGCAACTAACATCCATTTCAAAGCAGAGACCGCTTATGGTGAAATGGATATAACGATAAATTTATCGAAACCTGAGAAAGATCCAGAGCAGATCAGACGCGAACGCGAAAAGAAGGAACAGATCGATTATCCATTATGTGTTTTATGTGTCGAGAATGAAGGATACGTAGGGCGGACTGGCTATCCGGCGCGTGCAAACCATCGCGTCATCCATGTTCCATTAAACGGAGAAAACTGGTACCTGCAATATTCTCCATATGTTTATTATAATGAACACAGCATCGTACTTGCTGAAGAACACCGGGACATGAAAATAGATAAGGACGCATTTGAACGACTGCTTACGTTCACGGATCAATTTCCACATTATTTTATCGGGTCCAATGCGGATCTGCCGATTGTCGGTGGATCGATTTTGAGTCATGATCATTATCAGGCAGGCCATTATGAATTTGCGATGGCACGAGCTACCGATGCATTTTCCTTTACGCTGGAGAAATTTCCTGACGTAAAAGCATCTGTTTTAAAGTGGCCGATGTCCGTCATACGACTCCGAAGCGGGGAGAAAGATCAACTCCTTCAAACAGCTGATCATATTTTACAAACATGGAAAGGGTATTCAGACGATGACGCTGACATAAGCGCGTTTACCGACGATACACCGCATAACACGATTACACCTATCGCCCGGATACGTGATGGCATGTATGAACTTGATCTTGTGTTACGTAATAATCGAACATCAGAAGCGCATCCATCAGGAATTTTCCACCCACATGCTGATGTGCATCACATTAAAAAGGAAAACATCGGGCTGATTGAGGTATTGGGACTTGCTGTTTTACCGGCGAGACTCAAAGATGAATTAGCTGAAATCAAGCAATTTTTACTTGGTCAATCAAATGACGTTGCTGCCTATCATCAAGAATGGGCGGACCAAATCAAACACGAATATGCTACCCTTTCAAATCCTGGACAGGTTGATGATATAATGGAAAAGGAGCTCGGGAAAAAATTTGCCCGTGTACTCGAAGACGCGGGTGTGTTTAAAGAACAAGCAGCCTTCGAGCGATTTATTAAGACATTAGATGAGTAGGTGGATGAAATGGACATAAATACGAGAGAGATTTCAGGTAAATGGCAGGAATACACACTAAAAAACGATCACGGTATGACAGTCAGTGTGCTTAATTATGGGGGAATCATTACAAAAATCATCGTTCCAGACCGTAATGGAAAGATGGAAAATGTTGTTCTCGGCTATAAAGACTATGCTAACTACGAAACGAATCCTAATTTTTTCGGTGCATTAATTGGCCCAGTTGCAGGAAGAATTCAAGACGCCTCGTTTGAGCTAACCGGGAAAACGTATGCCTTAGAAGCGAATGATGGGGATAATCATCTTCACGGGGGATCAACTGGATTCCATCAAGTAATATGGGAGGTAGAACCTTTTGAGACGGATCGTACTGTTGGATTGAAGTTGTCACATAAAAGGGGAAATGGAGAAGGCGGTTACCCTGGCAATTTGGATGTTCAGGTCACGTATACCTTAAATAATGCTAACCAGCTTAAACTTGATTACAGTGCAGCGAGTGATCAAACGACCGCCGTTACATTAACCAATCATTCCTACTTTAATTTAAGTGGGGATTTGAAAAATACGGTCCATAACCACCATGTGACGATGGATAGCGGGAAATTTGTCGAACTGGATGAGGAATTAATTCCGACTGGGGAGTGGCGCGAAGTTACTGGATCATCCTTTGATTTTCGCAATGGCCGTCCACTTCATGATGGATTCCATGATGATGCAGAGCAAAATAAAAATGCTGGAAATGGCTATGATCATTATTTTATGTTTGATGAAGAACAAGAACAAAACGTGATTGTCCGGCATTCGGATTCTGGACGGAAATTGACTGTTAAAACCGATCAGCCAGGCATGGTCATGTATACCTCAAACACCTTGGAAGACGGGCTGGAGTTAGCCGAAGGTTTGTCCGAGAAACATTTAGGCGTGTGTTTTGAAACGCAGGCGTCTCCAGCATCCTTGCATCACGAAGGCTTTCCGAGTGTGATGTTAGAAGGTGGATCAACATATAATAAACGAACGTTGTTTTCTTTTGGAGTGGAAAACGAAATGAAATAACTTTGTCACTTGTCGATATTTCCCGGGAAATGATGAAACATGTACTGCTAAAAAAGCTGAGCATCTGTTGTTCGTAACAGGTGCTCAGCTTTTTGTATTTATACAGGATCAAATAACTCGACCAATAATAGGGATACCGCACCTAATAAGGTTGCATCATCACCAAGCTTTGTGACCGTAACACTCGTTTGTTTCGCTTCCTGTGTCAGTGCTTGCTGATCAATCGTTTGTTTAATTGCAGGTAGGATGAATTTTTCACCTTTCATCACCCCTCCACCTAGGACAATTTCACTCGGGTTAATGAGATGAATTAAATTCGTTAAACCAACGCCGATTGCCTGCCCCGTTTCTTGCAGAATATGAATATAGGATTCATTCCCATTTTGAGCTAATTCATGTACGCGCTGTCCTGTTAGTGTGCCCGATTCAATCTCGTCGTCTACTTGATGACGCGCCCTTTTCGCCACAGCCTCCCCACTAGCGAACGTTTGCAGGCAACCACGATTGCCACACTCACAAATAGCCCCATTCATATCAATGGTCATATGGCCAATTTCACCAGCAATATCCTGCGCGCCATGGTACAGTTTTCCATTGATCACAACGCCCGAACCAACGCCACGACCAATATTGACAGCAACCATACTCTCCAGATCACCATGCCCGCCAAACCAAGATTCACCAAGTGCCATTGCCCGCGCGTCATTCTCCACTTTTATAATTACATTAAACGCTTCTTCGAGCTCAGCCTTGATCGGGATATCGCTTAAATCTAGGTTTGGTGCAATAAGTGACGTACCTGTTTCTACATCAACAACCCCGTGCATAGCCACACCAATTCCGATAACTTTTTCTTTATCTGTCGTTGATGATTGTAAAATTTTATTGATATTTTCTTTTAAAATTGTGATGAATTGATCATTTGTAATTGGTTTTCTTAGCTTGCTTGACGTTCGCTCAAATACTTTTCCTGATAAGTCAGTAAGAATGCATTCGACTTTTTCCGGGCCAGCATCTACTCCAATAACATAGAATGCATCACTATTGATGAGAAGCATCGTTGGCTTTCGTCCACCTTTTGAGTCTCCAAGGTCACTTTCCCTTACGATCCCTTGCTCAAGCAGTTCTTTTACAATACTACTCACTGTGGGTGGCGTAAGTTCTGTTTCTTTTGCAATTTGAGCTCTGGAAATGGGTTCAGATTTACGTATCTTATTGAGGATATTTGATTTATTTACCGATTTCATTAACTGGAATGTGCCACGCTGCATTGAACTTCCTCCGTTTAACTTTTTATATATAGTTTTATTATAACATAATTAGTTAAGTTAATTTAGAGGATAAAATGCGAATGCTTATTATTTCAGCAAAGACTCCGCACCATCAATATATAATTCTGTCCCAGTTATATGACTTGATTCATTAGAAGCTAAAAAGTGAACTAAATCTGCTACCTGTTCAGGACTGCCAGCACCATGTTCTAAGGGCTGACTTCCTTCTGGATATTCTACAGGGATTTCAATGTTCTTAAGTTTTTGTTTATCTGGATGGGTATTCTCACCGATATTCGTTTCAATTGCCCCAGGGCAGATGATATTGACCCTAATTCGATACTCTGCCAATTCCAAGGCGGCCATCTTGCCAAAAGCCATTTGTCCAGCTTTTGAAGAACTGTATGCCGTCATTCCAAAACCTGTAAACGTTCTATTTCCGTTAATGGAACTTGTTATCACGATGCTTCCTCCACTTTCCTTCATATGTGGGATAGCATATTTCGCGGTCAGGAACGTGCTTTTTAAATTGGTTGTTAATGTTTGGTCCCAATCATCAGGAGTGAGATCCTCAATAGGAGCAACCCGGCCGTTAATACCAGCGTTCACGAACACAAAGTCTAAACGTCCCCACTTCTCAACAACTTTTTGAATACTAGCTTCTACCTCT
Proteins encoded:
- a CDS encoding galactokinase, which translates into the protein MTAHQLKQSFQKIFKTTEVPQTFFAPGRINLIGEHTDYNGGNVFPASISFGTYALGRKRSDQKLRFYSMNFPQAGIIECDLSNLDYNEAHDWANYPKGMLLYLQKAGYEFPHGADILFHGNIPNGAGLSSSASIEMATGVLLEGLFDLEIDRIRMIQLGQKVENEYIGVNSGIMDQFAIGMGKKDHAILLNCQTLDYEYAPLGLKDHVIQIINTNKQRTLAGSKYNERREQCDRALIDLQAKLSINSLGDLTKEEFDQHKHLIKDETNQKRAKHAVYENVRTLEALEKLREDDLEAFGKLMNESHLSLKQDYEVTGMELDTIIQAAWDQEGVLGARMTGAGFGGCAIAIVEKDKVEDFKKNVNAFYHKAVGYDATFYTATIGDGAKETTEGVVK
- a CDS encoding SDR family oxidoreductase, which gives rise to MTDHKLENKVAIVTGAASGIGRASALRLAKSGAKVGLIDLKEENADTVKQEIENNGEEAIISDTDVSNPQEVEASIQKVVEKWGRLDFVFVNAGINGRVAPIEDLTPDDWDQTLTTNLKSTFLTAKYAIPHMKESGGSIVITSSINGNRTFTGFGMTAYSSSKAGQMAFGKMAALELAEYRIRVNIICPGAIETNIGENTHPDKQKLKNIEIPVEYPEGSQPLEHGAGSPEQVADLVHFLASNESSHITGTELYIDGAESLLK
- a CDS encoding ROK family transcriptional regulator — encoded protein: MQRGTFQLMKSVNKSNILNKIRKSEPISRAQIAKETELTPPTVSSIVKELLEQGIVRESDLGDSKGGRKPTMLLINSDAFYVIGVDAGPEKVECILTDLSGKVFERTSSKLRKPITNDQFITILKENINKILQSSTTDKEKVIGIGVAMHGVVDVETGTSLIAPNLDLSDIPIKAELEEAFNVIIKVENDARAMALGESWFGGHGDLESMVAVNIGRGVGSGVVINGKLYHGAQDIAGEIGHMTIDMNGAICECGNRGCLQTFASGEAVAKRARHQVDDEIESGTLTGQRVHELAQNGNESYIHILQETGQAIGVGLTNLIHLINPSEIVLGGGVMKGEKFILPAIKQTIDQQALTQEAKQTSVTVTKLGDDATLLGAVSLLLVELFDPV
- the galT gene encoding UDP-glucose--hexose-1-phosphate uridylyltransferase, translated to MIYQHISGLIQKAIETELIDQTDQIYVRNQVMSLLHLESFPEKVPYKTNDSIPNLLEKIIAYAVENDVIEDVFDDKEILTATIMNCFLARPSVINETFHKKYKQSPQAATDYFYNLSKNSNYIQMNRIATNIHFKAETAYGEMDITINLSKPEKDPEQIRREREKKEQIDYPLCVLCVENEGYVGRTGYPARANHRVIHVPLNGENWYLQYSPYVYYNEHSIVLAEEHRDMKIDKDAFERLLTFTDQFPHYFIGSNADLPIVGGSILSHDHYQAGHYEFAMARATDAFSFTLEKFPDVKASVLKWPMSVIRLRSGEKDQLLQTADHILQTWKGYSDDDADISAFTDDTPHNTITPIARIRDGMYELDLVLRNNRTSEAHPSGIFHPHADVHHIKKENIGLIEVLGLAVLPARLKDELAEIKQFLLGQSNDVAAYHQEWADQIKHEYATLSNPGQVDDIMEKELGKKFARVLEDAGVFKEQAAFERFIKTLDE
- a CDS encoding sugar phosphate isomerase/epimerase family protein, producing MYKTGVCSVTFRKLSVEVVIELTSKAGLEGIEWGSDIHVPPGEFNQASNVAKLTEQAGLEVVSYGSYYRVGEYEKNKDSFEEILETAVHLKAPSIRVWAGGQGSKKGNENYRQGVVKEARTVATLAEQKNISINLEYHGNTLTDTKESAANLMREIDHPYVNLYWQPAEGQSIKQRLDSIDELIPWLTHVHAFQWTVGDRLPFREGREEWSQYLNQLKNLKANRYILIEFVKEDDENQFLEDAKTLKGLVESYNIN
- a CDS encoding aldose epimerase family protein, encoding MDINTREISGKWQEYTLKNDHGMTVSVLNYGGIITKIIVPDRNGKMENVVLGYKDYANYETNPNFFGALIGPVAGRIQDASFELTGKTYALEANDGDNHLHGGSTGFHQVIWEVEPFETDRTVGLKLSHKRGNGEGGYPGNLDVQVTYTLNNANQLKLDYSAASDQTTAVTLTNHSYFNLSGDLKNTVHNHHVTMDSGKFVELDEELIPTGEWREVTGSSFDFRNGRPLHDGFHDDAEQNKNAGNGYDHYFMFDEEQEQNVIVRHSDSGRKLTVKTDQPGMVMYTSNTLEDGLELAEGLSEKHLGVCFETQASPASLHHEGFPSVMLEGGSTYNKRTLFSFGVENEMK
- the galE gene encoding UDP-glucose 4-epimerase GalE; the encoded protein is MSVLVLGGAGYIGSHAVYQLIDQGENVVVIDNLETGHKEAVHPNATFYKGDIRHTDFLREVFEHETIDAVIHFAAQSLVGESMEKPLQYFDNNVYGTQVLLQVMVEHNVKYIVFSSTAATYGEPESVPITETMPTNPTSTYGETKLTMEKLMKWTQTAHGITFVSLRYFNVAGARESAEIGEDHRPETHLVPIILQAALGQRSHITIFGEDYNTADGTCIRDYVHVEDLIEAHLLALNYLQNGGNSDIFNLGSNQGFSVKEMIDTARKVTDKEIPAQSGERRAGDPGTLIASSEKAKRILGWNPTRTSITKIMEDAWKWHTTDPNGYGKDVEK